In the genome of Paracoccus tegillarcae, one region contains:
- a CDS encoding acyl-CoA thioesterase translates to MYPLIRFVKEMIKFRAAPRLSVTGTHVSTHMCWPWDLDPWIELNNGRTLTLYDLGRIPMAARTGLVGILRKKNWGFTVAGNSVRYRRRIRAFQRFTMISRVIAWDARFIYMEQSMWRGDDCCNHMLLRSAVTGPKGIVSPAEVLAEIGGDPESPPLPGWVEAWIEADAQRPWPPVLPEDVQGILPD, encoded by the coding sequence ATGTATCCGCTTATTCGGTTCGTCAAAGAGATGATCAAGTTCCGCGCGGCGCCGCGGCTGTCGGTGACCGGCACCCATGTTTCGACGCATATGTGCTGGCCCTGGGATCTGGACCCCTGGATCGAGCTGAACAACGGCCGCACGCTGACGCTGTACGATCTGGGCCGCATCCCGATGGCCGCGCGGACCGGACTGGTGGGAATTCTGCGAAAGAAAAACTGGGGCTTTACAGTCGCCGGAAATTCCGTGCGCTACCGCCGCCGCATCAGGGCGTTTCAACGGTTTACCATGATTTCGCGGGTCATCGCGTGGGATGCGCGGTTCATCTATATGGAACAGTCGATGTGGCGCGGCGATGATTGCTGCAACCACATGCTGCTGCGCTCTGCCGTGACCGGGCCGAAGGGCATCGTCTCGCCCGCCGAAGTTCTGGCCGAGATTGGCGGCGACCCGGAAAGCCCGCCTCTTCCCGGTTGGGTCGAAGCCTGGATCGAGGCCGATGCACAACGTCCATGGCCACCTGTTTTGCCCGAGGATGTGCAAGGCATC